From a region of the Leptospira kmetyi serovar Malaysia str. Bejo-Iso9 genome:
- the cysN gene encoding sulfate adenylyltransferase subunit CysN, translated as MDLLRFITAGSVDDGKSTLIGRLLYDSKSIFEDQLEAIEKTARGNNGQINLALLTDGLKAEREQGITIDVAYKYFSTPKRKFIIADAPGHVQYTRNMVTGASNSNLAIILIDARKGVIEQTYRHSYIASMLRIPHLVVCINKMDLVEFSQSRYEEIKAEYLNFASRLDIKDIEFIPISALNGDNVVDKSENLSWYDGRTLLNHLEEVYIESDENIEDARFPVQYVIRPLSDEHHDYRGYAGQVRSGVFRKGDSITVLPSGFTSSIEAIDTFEGEVEEAFPPMSVTIRLKDEIDISRGDMIVKSDNLPVVSQDLEANICWMDSKSLLSGNKYLLRQTTNSVKAIVKEIEFKVAPDTHEKQDASKGLTLNEIGKIKIRTAKPVSFDEYRINRSTGSFILVDEGTNSTVGAGMITGVGA; from the coding sequence ATGGATTTATTACGTTTTATCACTGCGGGAAGCGTGGACGACGGAAAGTCCACTTTGATCGGAAGACTTCTCTACGACAGCAAATCGATCTTCGAGGATCAACTCGAAGCGATCGAAAAAACCGCGCGCGGAAACAACGGTCAGATCAACTTGGCTCTTCTTACCGACGGTCTTAAGGCCGAAAGAGAACAAGGAATCACGATCGACGTCGCTTATAAGTATTTTTCCACACCGAAAAGAAAGTTCATCATCGCCGACGCTCCGGGGCACGTTCAATACACACGGAACATGGTTACGGGAGCATCTAACTCCAATTTGGCGATCATTCTGATCGACGCTCGTAAGGGCGTGATCGAACAAACGTATCGTCATTCTTATATCGCATCGATGTTAAGAATTCCCCATCTTGTGGTTTGTATCAATAAGATGGATTTGGTGGAATTCTCCCAATCTCGTTACGAAGAAATCAAAGCCGAATATTTGAACTTCGCTTCCCGATTGGACATTAAGGATATTGAATTTATTCCGATCAGCGCGCTCAACGGAGACAACGTAGTCGATAAATCCGAAAACCTTTCCTGGTATGACGGGCGAACGCTTTTAAATCATCTCGAAGAAGTTTATATCGAAAGCGACGAGAACATAGAAGACGCTCGTTTTCCGGTTCAATACGTGATTCGTCCTCTTTCGGACGAACATCACGATTACAGAGGTTACGCGGGTCAGGTCCGCAGCGGAGTTTTTCGAAAGGGCGATTCGATCACCGTTCTTCCGAGCGGATTTACGAGTTCCATCGAAGCCATCGATACGTTCGAAGGCGAAGTGGAAGAAGCGTTTCCTCCGATGTCGGTTACGATCCGTCTGAAGGACGAGATCGACATATCCCGCGGCGATATGATCGTGAAGTCCGATAATCTTCCGGTCGTTTCCCAAGACTTGGAAGCGAACATCTGTTGGATGGATTCCAAATCCTTGTTATCCGGAAATAAATATCTTCTTCGCCAAACCACGAACTCGGTAAAGGCGATCGTAAAAGAAATCGAATTCAAGGTTGCACCCGATACGCACGAAAAACAGGACGCTTCCAAAGGTCTTACGTTAAACGAAATCGGAAAGATCAAAATCCGAACCGCGAAACCCGTAAGTTTCGACGAATATAGAATCAATCGTTCCACCGGAAGTTTTATCCTAGTCGACGAAGGAACCAATTCCACGGTCGGCGCGGGAATGATCACCGGAGTCGGAGCCTAA
- the cysD gene encoding sulfate adenylyltransferase subunit CysD codes for MNRSRLTHLEQLEAESIYILRETASQFERPALLFSGGKDSITLVHLALKAFRPGKFPFPLVHIDTGHNFQEALDFRDELASKIGEKLIVRYVQDSIDQGKAVEEKGKFPSRNGIQTVTLLDTIAEFKFDACIGGARRDEEKARAKERVFSVRDEFGQWDPKLQRPELWNIYNGKISPGENVRVFPISNWTELDVWEYIRKENIALPSLYFSHKREVIYRENLLFPVSKFITIDSNDRVEDKIVRFRTVGDMTCTAAVDSQADNIDDIILEIQTTRTTERGSRLDDKRSEAAMEDRKRGGYF; via the coding sequence ATGAATAGATCTAGACTTACACATCTCGAACAACTGGAAGCGGAATCGATTTACATTCTTCGCGAAACGGCTTCTCAGTTTGAAAGACCCGCTCTTCTTTTTTCGGGCGGGAAAGATTCCATCACGCTCGTACATCTTGCGTTGAAAGCGTTTCGTCCCGGGAAATTTCCGTTTCCTTTGGTTCACATCGACACGGGTCATAACTTTCAAGAAGCTCTTGATTTCAGGGACGAACTCGCTTCCAAAATCGGCGAGAAGTTGATCGTTCGTTACGTTCAAGATTCCATCGATCAAGGCAAAGCGGTGGAAGAAAAAGGAAAGTTCCCGAGCAGAAACGGAATTCAAACCGTGACTCTTTTGGATACGATCGCAGAGTTTAAATTCGACGCTTGTATCGGCGGAGCGCGCCGCGACGAGGAAAAAGCCAGAGCGAAAGAACGAGTTTTTTCCGTTCGCGACGAGTTCGGTCAATGGGATCCGAAACTGCAAAGACCCGAACTTTGGAATATCTATAACGGTAAAATCAGTCCGGGGGAGAATGTCCGCGTTTTTCCGATTTCCAATTGGACCGAGTTGGACGTTTGGGAATACATTCGCAAAGAAAATATCGCGCTTCCTTCCTTATATTTTTCTCATAAAAGAGAAGTGATCTATCGCGAGAATCTTCTCTTTCCGGTTTCGAAATTCATCACGATCGACTCGAACGATCGAGTGGAAGACAAGATCGTTCGTTTCCGCACGGTGGGCGATATGACTTGTACCGCGGCCGTCGATTCTCAAGCGGACAATATAGACGATATCATCCTCGAGATCCAAACGACTCGGACGACCGAAAGAGGTTCCAGACTCGACGACAAACGTTCCGAAGCCGCGATGGAAGACAGAAAAAGAGGAGGATATTTCTGA
- a CDS encoding phosphoadenylyl-sulfate reductase, with amino-acid sequence MNPQELEQKLAPFSLEDALEWISNEYGETAAFSTSLGLEDQVITHVIFSRNLKIRVFTLDTGRLFNETYDLHKLTNASYGKKIETYFPETTAIQNLINTKGPDSFYDSVENRKECCFIRKVEPLNRALVGTKLWITGIRSEQSDSRHSLTKVELDSSRNILKYHPILDWSLEKTQDYIDTYRIPTNVLHKKGFPSIGCAPCTRAIQPGEDIRAGRWWWEESNQECGLHVVDGKLVRQKAGPKRAI; translated from the coding sequence ATGAACCCGCAAGAGTTGGAACAAAAACTTGCGCCTTTTAGCCTGGAAGACGCTTTAGAATGGATCAGCAACGAGTACGGGGAAACTGCGGCTTTCTCCACGAGCTTGGGTCTGGAAGACCAAGTGATTACTCACGTTATATTCTCCCGAAACCTTAAAATCAGAGTTTTTACTTTGGATACGGGTCGTCTTTTTAACGAGACTTACGACCTTCATAAACTTACCAACGCAAGTTACGGTAAAAAAATCGAAACGTATTTCCCGGAAACGACCGCGATTCAAAATCTCATCAACACAAAAGGTCCCGACAGCTTTTACGATTCCGTAGAGAACAGAAAAGAATGTTGTTTTATTCGTAAGGTCGAACCTTTGAACCGCGCCCTGGTCGGAACAAAACTTTGGATCACCGGAATCCGGTCGGAACAATCGGATTCGAGACATTCACTAACAAAAGTAGAACTCGATTCTTCCCGAAACATTTTAAAATATCATCCGATCTTGGATTGGTCCTTGGAAAAAACTCAGGACTACATCGATACGTATCGGATTCCGACGAACGTGCTTCATAAAAAGGGATTTCCTTCCATCGGATGCGCTCCTTGCACAAGAGCAATTCAACCCGGCGAAGACATTCGCGCCGGAAGATGGTGGTGGGAAGAATCCAATCAAGAATGCGGACTTCACGTCGTGGACGGCAAGTTAGTCCGTCAGAAAGCCGGTCCTAAAAGAGCAATATGA
- a CDS encoding SMP-30/gluconolactonase/LRE family protein, with the protein MLKKISLFILVFVSISAIFLGFLFLRSGKNTEEYLADSPFDPGKNNFLLESEWIHKESLNQPYGIAVDTSGHVYTGTADHKIIRIRTNEKVETFATVEGRPLGMIFDSSGNLLVCVEEVGIVEIRKDGSQKILVSKLPDGTPLRFPHAIDVTKNGRIFFTVSSRSHSLKNSFLEELSSSPEGMILIFDKSLSSLEILNEDLFYPTGLALSSNEQFLLVSEPFRHRVSSVPLFGPKKGVEKFFLTNIPGIPALISGKGGSFWVGIPYHRNEILDKVQEYPEIKNLLTGLPELLFAKNTPRGLVFGLNDFGDITANYQDFSGSSIGGITAALNHGGNIYLVSSTKGKIAKMKPIVEEIQFF; encoded by the coding sequence ATGCTTAAAAAAATCTCGCTCTTTATTTTAGTATTCGTTTCGATTTCGGCGATCTTCCTCGGCTTTTTATTTCTGCGCTCCGGCAAAAACACGGAAGAATATTTGGCCGATTCTCCCTTTGATCCGGGTAAGAATAATTTTCTCTTGGAATCCGAATGGATTCATAAGGAAAGTCTAAATCAACCCTACGGAATCGCGGTCGATACTTCCGGTCACGTTTATACAGGAACCGCGGATCATAAAATTATAAGAATCAGAACCAACGAAAAAGTCGAAACGTTCGCAACCGTCGAAGGAAGACCCTTGGGAATGATTTTCGATTCATCCGGAAATCTTTTGGTTTGTGTGGAGGAAGTGGGAATCGTAGAAATCCGTAAGGACGGTTCTCAAAAAATTCTCGTTTCGAAACTTCCCGACGGAACTCCATTACGTTTTCCTCATGCGATCGACGTCACGAAAAACGGAAGGATCTTTTTCACAGTTTCCAGCAGATCGCATTCTCTCAAGAATTCCTTTTTGGAGGAACTTTCCTCCTCTCCCGAAGGAATGATTCTCATATTCGATAAGAGTCTCAGTTCATTAGAAATTTTGAATGAAGATTTGTTTTACCCGACCGGCCTCGCGCTTTCGTCCAACGAACAATTCCTTCTCGTTTCCGAGCCGTTCCGTCACCGAGTTTCTTCGGTTCCTTTGTTCGGTCCTAAAAAGGGCGTTGAAAAATTCTTTCTTACCAACATTCCGGGTATTCCCGCTTTGATTTCGGGAAAGGGCGGTTCTTTCTGGGTCGGAATTCCGTATCATAGAAACGAAATTTTGGACAAAGTTCAGGAATATCCGGAGATCAAAAATCTTCTCACCGGTTTGCCGGAGCTTCTTTTTGCAAAAAACACTCCGAGAGGTTTGGTCTTTGGGTTGAACGATTTCGGAGATATTACCGCGAACTATCAGGATTTTTCGGGTTCTTCGATCGGCGGGATCACCGCCGCTTTGAATCACGGCGGGAATATTTACTTAGTTTCTTCGACCAAAGGAAAGATCGCAAAGATGAAACCAATAGTCGAAGAAATTCAATTTTTCTAA
- a CDS encoding NADPH-dependent assimilatory sulfite reductase hemoprotein subunit, with the protein MSETKELSPVEEIKLNSKNLRGKIAEGIDQNIDSYEEDEKQLLKFHGLYQQKDRDRKKDENGNDIEAPTSFMIRGRIPGGRLTAEQYLVWDALGDKFGGGAIRLTTRQSVQLHTLRIFHLRDVMKAIHEVNLSSMGACGDVVRNVTQAVNPLGKKELQLLDGVSQVLSDHFKYKTNAYAEVWLGDKQLNKDEEDPIYGKTYLPRKFKIAVTLAGNNTVDLYANDMGFAATLSADGSKIDGYFVFAGGGFGMTHNKPETFARAASLLGWIPESALIPVAEAIVTAHRDFGDRTNRKHARLKYVLAEKGVEWFRTEVESRSNVKLDTNKPLPSWETPSYLGWHEREDGTLSLGFHTLAGRIKDFPGKPLKSALREIIGVYKLNVQVTADQDLILIGIQKSDREKIENRFKELNVAWESPSPLFDRALACPALPTCALALTESERSFPELLNGVQKVLDKLGLSERAPVIRMTGCPNGCARPYSAEVGIVGQMAGGKYSIFFGADSEGTKVGDYVAKKVPFAEIPNQLEKAFVLWKNEGNPGEKFGDFVNRFPLERFREALGSM; encoded by the coding sequence ATGTCAGAAACAAAAGAATTATCGCCCGTCGAAGAAATAAAACTGAACTCAAAGAACCTCCGAGGAAAAATCGCCGAGGGTATCGATCAGAACATCGATTCCTACGAAGAGGACGAAAAACAACTTCTGAAGTTTCACGGGCTTTATCAGCAAAAGGATAGAGATCGTAAAAAGGACGAAAACGGAAACGATATCGAGGCTCCTACGAGTTTTATGATTCGAGGCAGAATTCCCGGAGGAAGGCTTACCGCGGAACAATACTTGGTTTGGGACGCTTTGGGAGACAAGTTCGGAGGCGGAGCGATCCGTTTAACCACAAGACAATCCGTTCAGCTTCATACATTAAGAATCTTTCATCTACGCGATGTGATGAAGGCGATTCACGAAGTGAATCTTTCGAGCATGGGAGCCTGCGGCGACGTTGTGCGTAACGTGACTCAGGCGGTGAACCCTCTCGGAAAAAAAGAACTTCAACTTCTCGACGGAGTTTCTCAGGTTTTATCCGATCATTTTAAGTATAAGACGAACGCTTACGCCGAAGTATGGTTAGGCGATAAACAACTCAACAAGGACGAAGAGGATCCGATTTACGGAAAAACGTATCTTCCGAGAAAGTTCAAAATCGCGGTGACTCTTGCGGGAAACAACACCGTGGATCTTTACGCAAACGACATGGGTTTTGCGGCGACTCTTTCGGCGGACGGAAGTAAGATCGACGGATATTTCGTGTTTGCGGGCGGCGGTTTCGGAATGACTCACAACAAACCGGAGACGTTCGCACGTGCGGCGAGTTTGCTCGGTTGGATTCCTGAAAGCGCATTGATCCCCGTTGCGGAAGCGATCGTAACCGCTCACAGAGACTTCGGAGATAGAACCAATCGTAAACACGCTCGTTTGAAATACGTTCTCGCTGAAAAAGGTGTGGAATGGTTTAGAACCGAAGTGGAATCTCGTTCCAACGTAAAACTCGATACGAACAAACCTTTACCGAGCTGGGAAACTCCTTCTTATTTAGGATGGCATGAAAGAGAGGACGGAACTCTGTCTCTCGGTTTCCACACGCTTGCGGGAAGAATCAAAGACTTTCCCGGAAAACCGTTGAAATCCGCTCTGAGAGAAATCATCGGAGTCTATAAACTTAACGTTCAAGTAACCGCGGATCAGGATTTGATTCTGATCGGAATTCAAAAGTCCGATCGCGAAAAGATCGAAAACAGATTCAAAGAATTGAATGTAGCTTGGGAAAGCCCTTCTCCTCTTTTTGACCGCGCGCTCGCTTGTCCCGCGCTTCCGACTTGTGCGTTGGCTTTGACGGAATCCGAAAGATCCTTTCCGGAACTTCTAAACGGAGTTCAAAAAGTTTTAGACAAACTCGGATTGAGCGAAAGGGCTCCCGTGATTCGTATGACCGGATGTCCGAACGGATGTGCGAGACCGTATTCCGCGGAAGTCGGAATCGTAGGTCAGATGGCCGGCGGAAAGTATTCCATCTTTTTCGGAGCGGATTCGGAAGGAACCAAAGTAGGAGATTACGTGGCTAAAAAAGTTCCGTTCGCCGAAATTCCGAACCAACTCGAGAAGGCTTTCGTTCTCTGGAAAAACGAAGGAAATCCGGGTGAAAAATTCGGAGATTTCGTAAACAGATTCCCGCTCGAAAGATTCAGAGAAGCGTTAGGATCTATGTAA
- the cobA gene encoding uroporphyrinogen-III C-methyltransferase — MLNADANADLRRTGKVYLVGAGPGNPEDLTLRAYRILTKAEVILYDALLDPSFLEIFPKDAIVHYVGKRSGAHSATQEEINELLLSYALQGKNVVRLKGGDPFVFGRGGEELIALINHNIEYEIVPGVSSLNAGSSFAGFPLTHRGLSRQVLIMDGHTVLNEATDWEWFAKFKGTIALFMGTSSLPKIADLLLKNGSPADLPVALVENASLETCNVQTCTLREAANSYFEKKTKGPGIIYIGQVVRFLEKTRFAQASFEIRGGEE; from the coding sequence ATGTTAAACGCCGACGCAAACGCGGATCTTCGTCGCACCGGTAAAGTATATCTTGTCGGAGCGGGCCCGGGAAATCCGGAAGATCTCACTTTGCGCGCTTATCGAATTCTTACCAAAGCGGAAGTTATTTTATACGACGCCCTTCTGGATCCTTCCTTTCTGGAGATTTTTCCGAAGGACGCGATCGTTCACTACGTGGGAAAAAGATCGGGCGCGCATTCCGCGACTCAGGAAGAGATCAACGAGCTTCTTCTTTCCTACGCTCTTCAAGGGAAGAATGTGGTTCGTCTGAAAGGCGGAGATCCTTTCGTCTTCGGAAGAGGCGGGGAAGAATTAATCGCATTAATCAATCATAATATAGAATACGAGATCGTTCCGGGAGTCAGCTCCTTGAACGCCGGTTCTTCCTTTGCGGGATTTCCTTTGACTCATAGAGGACTATCACGCCAGGTTCTGATTATGGACGGCCACACCGTTTTGAACGAAGCGACCGATTGGGAATGGTTTGCGAAATTTAAGGGAACGATAGCACTTTTTATGGGAACCTCTTCCCTTCCGAAGATCGCGGATCTCCTTTTAAAAAACGGAAGCCCGGCCGACCTTCCCGTCGCTCTTGTTGAAAATGCTTCATTAGAAACTTGTAATGTTCAAACCTGCACGTTGCGGGAAGCGGCGAATTCTTACTTTGAAAAAAAGACGAAGGGTCCCGGGATCATCTATATCGGACAAGTGGTTCGATTTTTGGAAAAAACGCGGTTCGCGCAAGCCTCCTTTGAAATTCGGGGAGGGGAAGAATGA
- a CDS encoding precorrin-2 dehydrogenase/sirohydrochlorin ferrochelatase family protein: MSRKYPAFLNLENKNILLIGGGKVALEKLPHLIESGAKITLISLEVCGQVARILEKHPEIKVEYRSVEFSDLQGRALVFSATNDSDLNRRLSDYAHSWKIWINCADDPSNCDFYSAAVLDRGPIRVAISTEGSFAGLSGIVKTTLEELIPDEHEDELQELMRIRKELKSILPDSEKRRKVLKDLLQTLKEDYFKVPNDLKRI, from the coding sequence ATGAGTCGCAAATACCCCGCCTTTTTAAATTTAGAAAATAAGAATATTCTGTTGATCGGCGGCGGGAAGGTCGCTCTTGAAAAATTGCCGCATCTGATCGAGTCCGGCGCCAAGATCACTTTGATTTCGTTGGAAGTTTGCGGCCAAGTCGCTCGCATATTGGAAAAACATCCCGAGATCAAAGTCGAATACAGATCCGTGGAATTTTCCGATCTTCAAGGAAGAGCCCTCGTTTTTTCCGCGACCAACGATTCGGATCTGAATCGAAGACTCAGCGATTACGCGCATTCCTGGAAAATATGGATCAACTGCGCGGACGATCCTTCCAACTGCGATTTTTATTCCGCGGCCGTTTTGGATCGAGGTCCGATTCGAGTCGCGATTTCCACGGAAGGAAGTTTTGCGGGACTTTCCGGAATCGTTAAAACGACATTGGAAGAATTGATCCCGGACGAACACGAGGACGAGCTTCAGGAACTGATGCGGATCAGAAAAGAATTGAAGTCGATTCTCCCCGATTCCGAAAAAAGAAGAAAGGTTCTCAAAGACCTTTTGCAAACCCTCAAAGAGGACTACTTCAAAGTTCCGAACGATTTAAAAAGAATTTAG